The Gemmatimonadaceae bacterium genome includes a region encoding these proteins:
- a CDS encoding ankyrin repeat domain-containing protein, with the protein MNRTLASISAIQRGDVAEVRALLAAHPELATARDDTGATGLHYAAFNANREIIDALIAAGGDVNARDARHGATPAGWAVHFMRERGGLLAIEIEDVRFAIERGDVDWVDRLVTRHPALLDAVDREGKPLRQHAEESSSPRIRQIFDVRAIARDA; encoded by the coding sequence ATGAATCGAACGCTGGCATCCATTAGTGCAATCCAACGCGGCGACGTCGCAGAGGTGCGCGCACTCCTTGCCGCACATCCAGAGCTCGCCACTGCGCGCGACGACACTGGCGCGACGGGTCTGCACTACGCTGCGTTCAATGCGAATCGCGAGATCATCGACGCGCTCATCGCCGCCGGCGGAGACGTGAACGCTCGCGACGCACGACACGGCGCAACGCCAGCTGGCTGGGCCGTCCACTTCATGCGCGAGCGCGGCGGCTTGCTCGCGATCGAGATCGAGGATGTCCGCTTCGCGATCGAGCGAGGGGATGTCGACTGGGTCGATCGACTCGTGACGCGTCATCCGGCATTGCTCGACGCCGTTGACCGTGAGGGCAAGCCGCTGCGCCAACATGCGGAGGAAAGCTCCAGTCCCCGGATCCGACAGATCTTTGACGTTCGTGCGATTGCGCGCGATGCGTAA
- a CDS encoding aldo/keto reductase, translating to MSRPTASRAIGLGCMRLSTRADRDDERSIQVIRAALDAGATLLDTADAYCLDNDDIGHNERLIARALDGWKDARARITVATKGGMRRPTGAWIPDGRAKHLRDACQASRRALDVDAIDLYQLHAVDPKTAIETSVRALARLREEGKIRDVGLCNVTVSQIRAAQAIVPIASVQVSLSPLDDDNLRNGVAEYCRDAGIRLIAYRPLGGDRVRQLGRDVVLSRIAAKRGVTAEDVVLAWLMSFGEGVVPIPGATRVETAAALAGALSIELDDEDRAALDARFAGRLLRVPRSKRRPNANTSADVVLVMGMPGAGKTDVACALESHGYARLNRDTVGGSLGDLVPQLDELLGAGQRRVVLDNTYPTRRSRNEIIEAAWERSALVRCIWLTTDVANAQINCIHRMLDVHGSLPTPEEIRERGKRDTRYLLPDAQFRYERILEPPSTDEGFESVEVREFVRAPSHARERAIILDFDDFVARDTPALAAADVVLDESRRQRLIRQREEGWRLFVHAWRPQIVRNETTLTAADGCFARLRELLGDVDIAYCAHDAGPPICWCRKPIPGSVLEFARRRDIALTRSIVVGRSTADRTMAERIGARFEPAASFFGSLVV from the coding sequence GTGAGTCGGCCGACCGCGAGTCGGGCAATCGGCCTCGGCTGCATGCGTCTCTCGACGCGCGCCGATCGCGACGATGAGCGCTCGATCCAAGTCATTCGCGCCGCGCTCGACGCCGGTGCGACGTTACTCGACACGGCCGACGCCTATTGCCTCGACAACGACGACATCGGCCATAACGAGCGTCTCATCGCGCGGGCGCTCGATGGATGGAAGGACGCCCGCGCGCGCATCACCGTCGCGACGAAGGGTGGCATGCGCCGGCCGACTGGCGCCTGGATCCCCGATGGACGCGCCAAGCATCTTCGCGACGCTTGTCAGGCCAGTCGCCGCGCACTTGACGTAGACGCGATCGATCTCTACCAATTGCACGCCGTCGATCCGAAGACCGCGATCGAGACGAGTGTTCGGGCACTCGCGCGGCTGCGGGAGGAGGGCAAGATCCGCGACGTTGGTCTCTGCAACGTCACCGTGAGTCAGATTCGGGCGGCGCAGGCAATCGTACCGATCGCGTCGGTCCAGGTGAGCCTCTCGCCGCTCGACGATGACAACCTGCGTAATGGCGTGGCTGAGTACTGTCGCGACGCAGGCATCCGGTTGATCGCGTATCGGCCGCTCGGCGGCGACCGCGTTAGGCAGCTCGGGCGCGATGTGGTTCTGTCCCGCATCGCGGCCAAACGCGGCGTCACCGCCGAGGATGTCGTTCTCGCGTGGTTGATGAGCTTTGGCGAAGGCGTGGTGCCCATTCCCGGCGCGACGCGCGTCGAGACGGCAGCAGCGCTCGCGGGCGCTCTCTCGATCGAGTTGGACGATGAGGACCGCGCCGCGCTCGATGCACGCTTTGCCGGGCGCCTTCTCCGCGTGCCCCGCTCGAAGCGCCGGCCTAACGCGAATACCAGTGCCGATGTCGTGCTCGTGATGGGCATGCCGGGTGCCGGCAAGACGGACGTGGCTTGCGCGCTCGAATCGCACGGCTACGCGCGCCTCAATCGCGACACCGTTGGCGGATCGCTCGGGGATCTCGTACCGCAGCTCGACGAACTGCTCGGCGCCGGCCAGCGACGCGTCGTGCTCGACAACACGTACCCGACGCGCAGATCGCGCAACGAGATCATCGAGGCAGCATGGGAGCGCAGCGCGCTCGTACGATGCATCTGGCTGACGACCGACGTCGCGAACGCGCAGATCAACTGCATTCACCGCATGCTCGACGTACACGGATCACTGCCAACACCAGAAGAAATCCGTGAACGCGGCAAGCGCGACACGCGCTATCTGCTCCCCGACGCACAGTTCCGTTACGAGCGAATCCTCGAACCGCCGTCGACGGACGAGGGATTCGAATCGGTCGAGGTCCGGGAGTTTGTCCGCGCGCCAAGTCACGCTCGTGAACGCGCGATCATTCTCGATTTCGACGACTTCGTGGCGCGCGACACGCCGGCGTTGGCCGCGGCCGATGTCGTGCTCGATGAAAGCCGGCGTCAAAGGCTGATCCGACAACGTGAGGAGGGCTGGCGGCTCTTCGTCCACGCCTGGCGACCGCAAATCGTGCGCAATGAGACAACGCTAACCGCGGCCGACGGTTGCTTTGCGCGCCTTCGCGAACTGCTCGGTGACGTCGATATCGCCTATTGTGCGCATGACGCTGGTCCGCCGATCTGTTGGTGCCGAAAGCCGATCCCTGGCTCGGTGCTCGAGTTTGCACGGCGCCGAGACATCGCGCTCACGCGTTCGATCGTTGTCGGAAGGTCGACCGCGGACCGCACGATGGCAGAACGCATTGGCGCTCGCTTCGAGCCGGCGGCATCCTTCTTCGGATCTTTGGTCGTATAG
- a CDS encoding PIG-L deacetylase family protein, giving the protein METDLSRRTFVKQSLAAAGALPLTSGRSDSTAARLTVVCVGGHPDDPESGCGGSLVRYATAGHNVVVVYLTRGERGIPGKSLDEAARIRTAECEAACKIIGATPVFVGQIDGATEATHVHVDAMTRLLASHKPDIMLTHWPVDTHMDHQVASMLTIRAWMTMRPAPSLYFFEVNSGSQTEGFLPNVYVDITPVIEQKKSALFAHVSQDGKGIWREHHEIMAQWRGREIGVAAAEAFVHLNRDRQGGELPGL; this is encoded by the coding sequence ATGGAGACCGACCTCTCGCGTCGAACGTTCGTCAAGCAGTCGCTTGCCGCGGCCGGCGCACTGCCGCTGACCTCAGGACGATCCGATTCGACTGCCGCGCGCCTCACGGTGGTCTGTGTCGGCGGGCATCCGGACGACCCGGAGTCCGGCTGCGGTGGGTCGCTCGTGCGTTACGCGACCGCCGGTCACAATGTGGTCGTCGTCTACTTGACGCGTGGCGAACGAGGGATCCCCGGCAAGTCGCTCGACGAGGCGGCGCGAATCCGCACTGCGGAGTGCGAGGCGGCCTGCAAGATCATCGGCGCGACGCCGGTGTTCGTCGGTCAGATCGACGGCGCGACGGAGGCCACGCACGTCCACGTCGACGCGATGACGAGATTGCTCGCGTCGCACAAGCCCGACATCATGCTCACCCACTGGCCCGTCGACACGCACATGGATCACCAGGTTGCGAGTATGCTCACGATCCGCGCCTGGATGACGATGCGCCCCGCGCCGTCACTGTACTTCTTCGAGGTGAATAGCGGCAGCCAGACGGAGGGCTTTCTGCCTAACGTGTACGTGGATATCACGCCGGTCATCGAGCAGAAGAAGTCGGCGCTGTTCGCGCACGTGAGCCAGGACGGCAAGGGCATCTGGCGCGAGCATCACGAGATCATGGCGCAGTGGCGGGGGCGCGAGATCGGCGTGGCAGCCGCCGAAGCATTCGTGCACCTCAATCGCGATCGGCAGGGCGGCGAGCTGCCGGGCTTATGA
- the oxlT gene encoding oxalate/formate MFS antiporter: MTEAASVSAEKAVSIRLGRWWQLSLGVICMSMIANLQYGWTLFVNPIHDTRGWSLSAIQVAFTVFVLVETWLVPIEGYLVDKVGPRFVGVAAGILVALSWVINSVAGSLAMLYLGAIVGGIGAGAVYGACVGNALKWFPDRRGLAAGITAMGFGAGSAFTVFPIANMIKSQGYEATFFKFGIAQGAVVFLVSWLLRAPDASFAATRATPLRGSTAVRTHEYTPIEMLRTAPFWVMFVMFVLTAAGGLIATAQLTPIAKDFGVADSPVSLVGITLLALPFALSMNRVLNGVSRPFFGWVSDQLGREHTMLVAFTLEGAAILLLSKFGGNPMWFVLLTALVFFAYGEIYSLFPAICGDAYGRKFASANAGLLYVAKGVASLVVPVSSVIGASAAGWHGVFLVAAFMNFAAALLAIFVLQPLRRRETKA, from the coding sequence ATGACCGAAGCAGCTTCGGTTTCCGCAGAAAAAGCCGTCTCGATTCGCCTCGGACGCTGGTGGCAGTTGAGCCTCGGCGTGATCTGCATGTCGATGATCGCCAACCTGCAGTACGGGTGGACGCTCTTCGTGAATCCGATTCACGATACACGCGGTTGGAGTCTCTCGGCGATTCAGGTCGCGTTCACGGTCTTCGTTCTCGTCGAGACGTGGCTGGTCCCGATCGAGGGCTATCTCGTCGACAAAGTGGGACCGCGCTTCGTCGGCGTCGCTGCGGGAATTCTCGTCGCGCTGTCGTGGGTGATCAACTCCGTTGCCGGCTCGCTGGCGATGCTCTACCTCGGTGCGATCGTTGGCGGGATCGGGGCTGGTGCGGTGTACGGCGCGTGCGTCGGCAATGCGCTCAAGTGGTTCCCCGATCGGCGCGGACTTGCCGCGGGGATCACGGCGATGGGATTCGGCGCCGGCTCGGCGTTCACGGTGTTCCCGATTGCAAACATGATCAAGTCGCAGGGCTACGAGGCGACCTTCTTCAAGTTCGGCATCGCGCAGGGCGCGGTCGTTTTTCTAGTGAGCTGGCTGCTGCGCGCGCCCGACGCGTCGTTTGCGGCAACGCGCGCGACGCCTTTACGGGGCTCGACCGCCGTTCGCACGCACGAGTACACGCCCATCGAGATGCTGCGCACCGCGCCGTTCTGGGTCATGTTCGTCATGTTCGTGCTCACGGCGGCGGGAGGGCTCATCGCGACCGCGCAGCTCACGCCGATCGCGAAAGACTTTGGCGTCGCCGATTCGCCGGTCTCGCTCGTCGGCATCACCTTGCTCGCGCTTCCCTTCGCGTTGTCGATGAATCGGGTGCTGAATGGTGTGAGTCGCCCGTTTTTCGGATGGGTATCGGATCAGCTCGGGCGTGAGCACACGATGCTGGTCGCTTTCACACTCGAGGGCGCGGCGATCCTGCTGCTCAGCAAGTTCGGCGGCAATCCGATGTGGTTTGTCCTGCTCACGGCGTTAGTGTTCTTCGCATATGGTGAGATCTACAGTCTCTTTCCCGCGATCTGCGGCGACGCGTACGGGCGGAAATTCGCATCTGCTAATGCGGGGTTGCTCTATGTGGCCAAGGGCGTCGCGTCGCTCGTGGTGCCGGTGAGCAGCGTGATCGGCGCTTCGGCAGCAGGATGGCATGGCGTATTTCTCGTCGCCGCGTTCATGAACTTCGCGGCGGCACTGTTGGCGATCTTCGTGCTTCAGCCGCTGCGCCGGCGCGAGACCAAGGCGTGA
- a CDS encoding 2-dehydropantoate 2-reductase, which produces MKIAVVGAGAIGGYVGGWLAAAGEEVTFIARGANLDAIRRDGMRVVGEDGSVVNARASAFEKTRDAGPQDVVVLAVKAHQVAAVAGDLAALCNDGTAIVTMQNGIPWWYFHKHGGEYEGTPIRSADPDGSIARHVDANLVVGSVVYPAATLEAPGVVRVVEGKRFTFGEPDGSASQRVQAIAAAFTRAGFKASVISDIRSEIWLKLWGNLSFNPISALTHATLAGLLRFPLTRELSIEMMREAEAVAKKLGVTFRVGIEKRIAGAEKVGEHKTSMLQDVEAGRPLEIEALVGAVVELGRLTATPTPHIDSVYALVSLLAKELANGGKLSIARSSAPISRAQPALAPST; this is translated from the coding sequence GTGAAGATCGCGGTCGTTGGCGCCGGCGCGATCGGAGGCTACGTCGGCGGATGGCTTGCCGCGGCGGGTGAGGAGGTCACGTTCATCGCGCGCGGCGCAAACCTCGACGCGATTCGCCGCGACGGGATGCGCGTCGTTGGCGAAGACGGATCCGTCGTGAACGCACGCGCGTCCGCGTTCGAGAAGACGCGCGATGCCGGACCACAAGACGTCGTTGTTCTCGCTGTCAAAGCGCATCAGGTCGCCGCGGTTGCGGGAGATCTCGCCGCGCTATGCAACGACGGCACCGCGATCGTGACGATGCAGAACGGAATTCCGTGGTGGTATTTCCACAAGCATGGCGGGGAGTATGAGGGTACGCCGATTCGGTCCGCGGATCCCGACGGCTCGATCGCGCGCCATGTCGACGCCAATCTCGTTGTCGGCTCTGTAGTGTATCCCGCGGCGACGCTCGAAGCGCCAGGGGTCGTGCGAGTCGTCGAGGGCAAGCGCTTCACGTTTGGCGAGCCCGACGGATCGGCGTCGCAGCGCGTTCAGGCAATCGCCGCGGCCTTCACGCGCGCCGGCTTCAAGGCGTCGGTGATTTCAGACATCCGAAGCGAGATCTGGCTCAAGCTCTGGGGAAACTTGAGCTTCAACCCGATCAGCGCGTTGACGCATGCGACGCTCGCCGGCCTGCTGCGCTTTCCATTGACTCGCGAGCTGAGCATCGAGATGATGCGCGAAGCCGAGGCAGTCGCGAAGAAGCTCGGGGTTACCTTTCGCGTCGGCATCGAGAAGCGCATCGCCGGCGCGGAGAAGGTTGGCGAACATAAGACGTCGATGTTGCAGGACGTCGAGGCGGGTCGCCCGCTGGAGATCGAGGCACTCGTGGGCGCGGTCGTCGAGCTCGGTCGCCTAACGGCGACGCCGACTCCGCACATCGATTCCGTGTACGCGCTTGTAAGCCTGTTGGCGAAGGAACTGGCAAATGGCGGCAAGCTCTCGATAGCGAGAAGCTCAGCGCCGATATCGCGAGCGCAGCCAGCGCTAGCACCAAGTACCTAA
- a CDS encoding acyl--CoA ligase, whose protein sequence is MSEGTILELLRAGADGATALSAPGGVPPLTYRALRAHVAEITKFLASQGIGPGDRVGIVLDNGPEMAASFLSIASAATAAPLNPSYRAEEFEFYLSDLGAKLLVVAAGKDSPSLGVAVKLGVPVARLTPHAERGAGSFSLECETRATPKSARAATPNDVALVLHTSGTTSRPKIVPLAHKNIVASAGNIRRTLTLTAQDRGLVIMPLFHIHGLIAALSAPISAGGEVCCTPGFSALKFFGWVDEMKPTWYTGVPTMHQAILLRAPGNAQVLEHHRLRFIRSSSSALPPTVIAELERVFGVPVVEAYGMTEATHQMASNPLGGPRKAGTVGPSGGPEIRIADDRGETMPRGQTGEIVIRGPNVMTAYENNPKANADAFYGDWFRTGDQGVMDADGYVAITGRLKEIINRGGEKISPREVDEIIMEHPAVHQCVTFGLPHDMLGEDVAAAIVLRQGTAATDKELREFAAARLAPYKVPRKIVILTEIPVGATGKLQRIGLAKKLGLA, encoded by the coding sequence ATGTCCGAAGGAACAATTCTCGAGTTGTTAAGAGCCGGCGCCGATGGCGCTACGGCTCTGAGCGCGCCTGGTGGCGTGCCACCGCTCACCTATCGCGCGCTCCGCGCGCACGTTGCCGAGATCACGAAATTTCTCGCGTCGCAGGGGATCGGTCCCGGTGACCGCGTCGGGATCGTGCTCGACAACGGCCCCGAGATGGCCGCGTCCTTTCTCTCGATCGCGTCTGCCGCGACTGCCGCGCCACTCAATCCGTCGTATCGGGCCGAGGAGTTCGAGTTCTATCTCTCGGACCTCGGGGCCAAGCTGCTCGTCGTCGCCGCCGGGAAGGACTCGCCGTCGTTAGGTGTCGCCGTCAAGCTCGGCGTTCCGGTCGCGCGCCTCACACCACATGCGGAGCGTGGCGCCGGGAGCTTCTCACTGGAGTGCGAGACGCGCGCGACGCCCAAATCGGCGCGCGCGGCGACGCCAAACGACGTCGCGCTCGTGCTGCACACGTCGGGTACGACGTCGCGTCCAAAGATCGTTCCGCTCGCGCACAAGAACATCGTCGCGTCGGCGGGCAATATCCGTCGAACGCTCACGCTCACCGCGCAGGATCGCGGCCTCGTGATCATGCCTCTGTTTCACATCCATGGTCTCATCGCCGCGCTCTCGGCGCCGATCTCCGCTGGTGGCGAGGTGTGCTGCACGCCGGGCTTCAGCGCGCTCAAGTTCTTTGGTTGGGTGGACGAGATGAAGCCGACGTGGTACACGGGCGTGCCGACGATGCATCAGGCCATTCTCCTCCGTGCGCCAGGAAACGCCCAAGTGCTCGAGCATCACCGGCTGCGATTCATTCGCTCGTCGTCCTCGGCGCTTCCACCGACGGTGATCGCTGAGCTCGAGCGCGTTTTCGGCGTGCCCGTCGTCGAGGCGTACGGCATGACCGAAGCCACGCACCAGATGGCGAGCAACCCGTTAGGCGGACCGCGCAAGGCCGGCACGGTGGGACCGAGCGGCGGCCCGGAGATCCGCATCGCCGACGACAGGGGCGAGACGATGCCGCGCGGCCAGACGGGAGAGATCGTCATTCGCGGGCCTAACGTCATGACGGCCTACGAGAACAACCCGAAGGCCAATGCCGACGCCTTCTACGGAGATTGGTTCCGCACCGGCGACCAGGGCGTGATGGACGCCGACGGCTACGTCGCCATCACCGGGCGTCTCAAGGAGATCATCAATCGCGGCGGCGAGAAGATCTCCCCGCGCGAAGTTGACGAAATTATCATGGAGCACCCGGCGGTCCATCAGTGCGTGACGTTCGGGCTGCCGCATGATATGCTCGGCGAAGACGTCGCGGCAGCGATCGTGCTGCGTCAGGGCACCGCGGCGACGGATAAGGAGCTGCGCGAATTCGCGGCGGCGCGGTTGGCGCCGTACAAGGTGCCACGAAAGATTGTCATTCTGACGGAGATCCCGGTTGGCGCAACGGGGAAGCTGCAAAGGATCGGATTGGCGAAGAAATTGGGATTGGCGTGA
- a CDS encoding alanine--glyoxylate aminotransferase family protein — protein MTEATVVSEVGPPRLNPPQRLLMGPGPSNPDPRVLAAMGANPVGHLDPYFVELMDQTMGALRAVYGTHNHHTLPISATGSAGLETIMLNLLEPGDSAVIAVMGYFGERLAEMARRAGADVRTVNVPPGEIVDPAEIEAQLEERPAKLVAFVHVETTTGACQPIAPMVEVAHRHGALVAMDCVTSLGGLAIEIDTLGVDAAGSCSQKCIGAPPGLGPITVGPRAMEAVRARKHKPSTWYFDLNLLFQYWGESTGARKRAFHHTAPVAAIYGFHEALRLILEEGLEARWTRHQRAHDVLVRGLDRLGISLFPPAQNRCATINVVNVPAGVDDARVRARLLDAGVEMGGGLGALAGKVWRIGVMGYNAQASTVERFLGALEIAL, from the coding sequence ATGACTGAAGCAACCGTGGTATCGGAGGTCGGACCGCCCAGACTGAATCCACCCCAGCGCCTCTTGATGGGCCCGGGACCGAGCAATCCAGATCCGCGTGTACTCGCCGCGATGGGCGCGAATCCGGTCGGACATCTCGATCCCTATTTCGTCGAGCTGATGGACCAGACGATGGGCGCGCTGCGCGCGGTGTACGGCACGCACAACCATCACACGTTGCCGATATCGGCAACGGGATCGGCGGGGCTCGAGACGATCATGCTCAATCTCCTCGAGCCGGGGGACAGCGCGGTTATCGCCGTCATGGGCTACTTCGGAGAGCGGCTGGCCGAGATGGCTCGGCGTGCCGGCGCCGATGTCCGCACCGTCAACGTTCCGCCGGGCGAGATCGTCGATCCGGCGGAAATCGAAGCGCAGCTCGAGGAGCGTCCGGCGAAGCTCGTCGCGTTCGTCCATGTCGAGACGACCACTGGCGCGTGCCAGCCGATCGCTCCGATGGTCGAAGTGGCGCACCGTCATGGGGCGCTCGTCGCCATGGATTGCGTGACGTCGTTAGGTGGTCTGGCGATCGAGATCGATACGTTAGGCGTCGACGCTGCGGGCTCGTGCAGCCAGAAGTGCATCGGGGCGCCACCGGGCTTGGGGCCAATCACGGTCGGGCCACGAGCGATGGAAGCGGTTCGCGCGCGAAAGCACAAACCGTCGACGTGGTACTTCGATCTCAATCTGCTCTTCCAGTATTGGGGCGAGTCGACCGGTGCGCGGAAGCGCGCGTTCCATCACACGGCGCCCGTCGCCGCGATTTACGGCTTTCACGAAGCCTTGCGTCTGATTCTCGAGGAAGGCCTCGAGGCGCGTTGGACGCGGCATCAGAGGGCGCACGACGTGCTCGTTCGAGGTCTCGATCGGTTAGGCATCTCGCTCTTTCCACCCGCGCAGAACCGGTGCGCGACGATCAATGTCGTCAACGTTCCCGCAGGCGTCGACGACGCGCGCGTGCGTGCGCGGCTGCTCGACGCGGGCGTCGAGATGGGCGGCGGACTCGGCGCGCTCGCCGGCAAGGTGTGGCGCATCGGCGTAATGGGGTATAACGCGCAGGCATCCACCGTGGAGCGGTTTCTCGGGGCGTTGGAAATAGCGCTTTAG
- a CDS encoding lactonase family protein → MPDHLDPSRREFIAASALGILGFANFGRGAGSRSDSELLYVGTYTEDKRTEGIFLVRFDTRSGELHLDRGVDAGPNPSFLAIHPNGRVLYAVNEVDQRNGKASGAVSAFAIASDTGTLTRINEQASEGGSPCYVSVDRSGRAVLVANYVGGSIAMLPIARDGSLGAAIGVDQHRGKGPNAERQEAPHAHCIVTEPWNHFAFATDLGLDTVFVYRIDVDGGALTIVDDADGHVKAGAGPRHLAFHPQLPIVYVVNELDSTITTFRLARGAGALTPIATHSTLPVGWTGSSFAADLHVAPSGRVLYTSNRGHNSIAVFSIDESSGAPALEQTISTGGDWPRNFTLDPTGRWLLVGNQNSGSIVVLARDEKTGKLSPTQQRIQLPSPVCVRFRAHVGVTT, encoded by the coding sequence ATGCCCGATCATCTCGACCCGTCAAGACGCGAATTCATCGCTGCATCGGCGCTCGGCATCCTCGGCTTCGCCAACTTCGGCCGCGGCGCCGGGTCGCGCTCCGACAGCGAGCTGCTTTACGTCGGGACATACACCGAAGACAAACGCACCGAGGGAATCTTTCTCGTGCGGTTCGACACGCGTTCAGGTGAGCTTCATCTCGACCGCGGAGTCGATGCGGGCCCGAATCCTTCGTTTCTCGCGATTCACCCCAACGGCCGTGTACTCTACGCGGTGAACGAGGTCGACCAGCGCAACGGCAAGGCGAGTGGCGCGGTCAGCGCATTCGCCATCGCAAGTGACACGGGCACGCTGACGCGAATCAACGAGCAGGCGTCCGAAGGCGGCTCGCCCTGCTACGTGAGCGTCGATCGCAGCGGTCGAGCCGTGCTCGTCGCGAACTACGTCGGCGGCAGTATCGCCATGCTTCCAATCGCTCGCGATGGCTCGTTAGGTGCGGCGATCGGCGTCGATCAGCACCGCGGCAAGGGGCCCAACGCCGAGCGGCAGGAAGCGCCGCACGCGCATTGCATCGTTACCGAGCCCTGGAATCACTTCGCCTTTGCGACCGATCTCGGTCTTGATACTGTTTTCGTCTATCGTATCGACGTCGATGGTGGTGCCCTCACTATCGTCGACGACGCCGATGGACACGTGAAAGCTGGCGCGGGCCCACGTCACCTCGCCTTCCACCCACAACTGCCAATCGTCTACGTCGTCAACGAACTGGACTCCACGATCACGACGTTTCGCTTGGCGCGCGGAGCTGGCGCGCTCACGCCGATCGCGACGCACTCGACACTGCCGGTGGGATGGACGGGCAGCAGCTTCGCCGCCGACCTCCACGTCGCGCCGTCGGGACGCGTGCTCTACACATCGAATCGAGGCCACAACAGCATCGCGGTGTTCTCCATCGACGAATCCTCGGGCGCACCCGCGCTCGAGCAAACGATTTCGACCGGTGGCGACTGGCCGCGCAACTTCACGCTCGACCCAACTGGCCGCTGGTTGCTCGTCGGCAATCAGAATTCGGGCTCGATCGTCGTCTTGGCGCGCGATGAGAAGACTGGTAAGTTGTCGCCCACGCAGCAACGTATCCAGTTGCCGAGTCCCGTCTGTGTTCGCTTCCGTGCGCACGTTGGCGTAACGACTTGA
- a CDS encoding alpha/beta hydrolase has protein sequence MSRRVALVLSVVAALVLVAAGFYVARNPERKTLDAAARAGVPGSFVRLSDGITQYDLSGSETGRVIVLLSGASVPFYIWDSTSTALAANGFRVLRYNYYGRGYSDRPDLRYDLATYDRQLTDLLDALGLGGRVDVAGLSMGGPIAANFADRHPERVRTLTLVDPAFSMFSRAPLAIRAPVVGKYLLTVAAAPGMAKGQYDDFLHPERYPDWATRYEVQMQYKGFLRSLLQSRRGDVLTRPASSFTSLARSGIPVLLLWGKQDHTVPLPKSDSIRSAFPRAEFHAIDSAGHLPNIEEAAQVDSILISFLRAHV, from the coding sequence GTGAGTCGCCGCGTTGCCCTTGTCCTCTCGGTCGTCGCTGCACTTGTTCTCGTTGCGGCCGGTTTCTACGTCGCACGCAACCCAGAGCGAAAGACGCTCGATGCGGCCGCGCGAGCGGGCGTTCCCGGCAGCTTCGTGCGCCTGAGCGACGGCATCACGCAATACGATCTCTCCGGTTCTGAAACGGGGCGCGTGATCGTACTGCTCTCGGGCGCGAGCGTCCCGTTTTATATCTGGGACTCCACGAGCACGGCACTCGCCGCGAACGGCTTCCGCGTACTGCGCTACAACTATTACGGACGCGGCTACTCCGACCGACCCGATCTTCGCTACGATCTCGCGACGTACGATCGCCAACTCACCGACCTGCTCGACGCGCTCGGCCTCGGCGGTCGTGTCGACGTCGCCGGGTTGTCGATGGGCGGCCCGATCGCCGCGAACTTCGCGGACCGTCATCCCGAGCGCGTTCGCACGCTCACACTCGTCGATCCAGCCTTTAGTATGTTCTCACGCGCACCACTCGCAATCCGGGCGCCTGTCGTCGGCAAGTACTTGCTGACCGTTGCTGCCGCGCCGGGAATGGCGAAGGGCCAGTACGACGACTTCCTGCATCCTGAGCGCTACCCCGATTGGGCGACGCGTTACGAAGTACAGATGCAATACAAGGGCTTTCTCCGAAGCCTACTGCAATCGAGGCGCGGCGACGTGCTCACGCGACCGGCGTCGAGCTTCACGTCGCTCGCGCGAAGTGGGATACCCGTACTGCTCCTCTGGGGAAAGCAAGATCACACCGTCCCCCTTCCAAAGAGTGACAGCATCCGCTCGGCGTTTCCGCGCGCCGAGTTCCACGCGATCGACAGCGCAGGGCACCTTCCCAACATCGAGGAAGCGGCGCAGGTCGACTCGATTCTCATAAGCTTTCTTCGCGCGCACGTATAG